The Paenibacillus sp. FSL R7-0204 genome includes a region encoding these proteins:
- a CDS encoding radical SAM/SPASM domain-containing protein: MRLSKYNYKHRLSDDVLLIMNTLTGAVDLVEPKVAHVLFNRSSDTSAFNDLDPETRTLLKSRGYLTDMKEEQYVRESLETYYRSHPALQFTICPTYKCNLACPYCFQSDIHQDSPTLDLAQINEIFQAMDQMVYQQPEAAVQFELFGGEPFLARNQSQVEYILQQAIERSWPILSITNGTELGAYFPFLQKHSAYFRHMQITLDGPKEIHDQLRKYRNNSGSYDLICSNITFLLEHHIPVTVRINTGRENVRHLPEMFAGFERLQWTSSPDFSCQIAPINDNFNTGKVAGFQPESDLLKQLHVLFPDWEATRRRYKVSLGYFMEKKLRILRKAMFDTDDDHYYFDLSGCSASKRHNLVFGADGRLYPCVETVGFPDYSIGSYLQGLHLDEEKWQRWHRDIVVNDKCRHCNLAPLCGGGCVLKGSRDGELRDFESNCSDTRQYLKTYLDLHRDRLLESYCQ; encoded by the coding sequence ATGAGATTGTCTAAGTATAACTACAAACACAGATTAAGCGATGATGTTCTGCTGATCATGAATACATTAACCGGCGCTGTAGACTTGGTTGAGCCTAAGGTAGCCCATGTTCTTTTTAATAGAAGCTCTGATACATCTGCATTCAACGATCTGGATCCGGAAACGCGTACCCTGCTTAAGAGCAGAGGGTATCTCACGGATATGAAGGAAGAACAATATGTCCGCGAATCACTTGAAACCTACTACCGCTCACATCCGGCCTTACAATTCACAATCTGCCCCACCTACAAATGCAACCTCGCCTGCCCTTATTGCTTCCAATCGGACATTCACCAGGACTCGCCGACGCTTGACCTTGCACAGATTAATGAGATATTTCAGGCGATGGATCAGATGGTCTATCAGCAGCCTGAGGCGGCCGTCCAGTTCGAGCTTTTCGGGGGCGAGCCCTTCCTGGCCCGTAATCAATCTCAGGTGGAGTATATTTTACAGCAGGCTATTGAGCGGAGTTGGCCTATTCTCTCCATTACGAACGGTACCGAACTCGGTGCGTATTTCCCTTTTCTGCAGAAGCACTCGGCGTATTTCCGCCATATGCAAATCACACTGGACGGCCCGAAGGAGATCCACGACCAGCTGCGTAAATACAGGAACAACAGCGGCAGCTATGATCTCATCTGCTCAAACATTACTTTTCTCCTGGAGCACCATATACCCGTAACCGTCCGAATCAACACAGGCCGGGAGAATGTCCGGCATTTGCCGGAGATGTTCGCCGGGTTCGAGCGGCTTCAGTGGACAAGCTCACCTGATTTCTCCTGCCAGATTGCCCCGATCAATGATAATTTCAATACGGGGAAGGTTGCCGGCTTCCAGCCTGAATCTGATCTTCTGAAGCAGCTTCATGTACTCTTCCCGGATTGGGAAGCCACCCGGCGCAGGTATAAGGTCAGCCTGGGGTATTTCATGGAGAAGAAGCTGCGGATACTCCGCAAAGCTATGTTTGACACAGACGATGACCACTATTACTTTGATCTGTCCGGCTGCAGTGCTTCAAAGCGTCATAATCTCGTATTTGGTGCAGACGGGCGGCTGTATCCTTGTGTTGAAACCGTCGGATTCCCGGATTATTCGATTGGAAGCTACCTTCAAGGGCTGCATTTGGATGAAGAGAAGTGGCAGAGATGGCACCGGGATATCGTGGTGAATGACAAATGCAGACACTGTAATCTTGCGCCTCTCTGTGGGGGCGGCTGCGTACTGAAAGGAAGCAGAGACGGGGAATTAAGGGATTTCGAATCAAACTGCAGCGATACAAGGCAATATCTGAAGACCTATCTCGATCTTCACCGGGACCGTCTGCTCGAAAGCTATTGCCAGTGA
- a CDS encoding sugar phosphate isomerase/epimerase family protein → MDKGEFSFSTCWNMRRHTTGNGLLNEIRELGFRRVELNYNVTEAMLVTIEPMIERGEIGISSVHNTFPHVPDPDYGTDSVLLGFEDKEKRKRAIDLLVRSAEYAQRYGGEAVVVHPGEVPFPYDISGELEQIYEGQGRDSAAYRSKWAELMERREAYSAGYVQTIIESLDEVCNRAVSKGLNIRFGIETRSKPQQIPTLAEAKTIIHALKGAPVGIWYDTGHAILMDRLGLYDSIGEMEGLMDDIVGVHIHETIGLADHWCPYVNSGDPDFYDAYLPVIERAQVKVYELKAACRPEEIHESHRLLTAKLARRG, encoded by the coding sequence ATGGATAAGGGAGAGTTTTCATTCTCAACCTGCTGGAACATGAGACGTCATACTACAGGTAATGGATTGCTTAATGAGATCCGGGAGCTGGGGTTCCGCAGGGTGGAGCTGAATTATAATGTGACGGAGGCAATGCTGGTTACCATCGAGCCGATGATTGAACGCGGAGAGATTGGCATATCGAGCGTTCATAATACTTTTCCCCATGTCCCGGACCCTGACTACGGCACGGATTCGGTCCTGCTGGGCTTCGAGGACAAGGAGAAACGGAAGCGGGCGATAGACCTGCTGGTCCGCTCAGCTGAGTACGCCCAGCGTTACGGCGGCGAAGCCGTGGTGGTGCATCCCGGGGAAGTACCGTTCCCGTATGATATCTCCGGGGAGCTGGAGCAGATTTACGAGGGGCAGGGCAGGGATTCGGCAGCTTACCGCAGCAAGTGGGCGGAGCTGATGGAGCGGCGTGAAGCGTACAGTGCAGGCTATGTGCAGACCATTATTGAGAGTCTGGATGAGGTGTGTAACCGCGCGGTGTCCAAGGGGCTGAATATCCGCTTCGGCATTGAGACCCGCTCCAAGCCGCAGCAGATTCCGACGCTCGCCGAAGCCAAGACGATAATCCATGCGTTAAAAGGAGCGCCTGTCGGTATCTGGTACGACACGGGCCACGCTATTCTGATGGACCGGCTGGGCCTGTACGACAGTATAGGGGAGATGGAAGGGCTGATGGATGATATCGTCGGTGTCCATATTCATGAGACGATCGGCCTTGCCGACCACTGGTGCCCTTATGTGAACAGCGGAGATCCGGATTTCTACGATGCCTATCTGCCGGTGATTGAACGGGCGCAGGTCAAGGTGTATGAACTGAAGGCGGCCTGCCGCCCGGAAGAGATTCATGAGAGCCACCGTCTGCTTACAGCTAAGCTGGCGCGCAGGGGATAG
- a CDS encoding carbohydrate ABC transporter permease — translation MSERTSNRIFDIVNVTFIALFVLFCLAPFIHVIAVSLSSTRAITSGEVTIFPIELNWKAYVQVFTDNAMIRSLIFTIILTIATTVLCMLFTVAAAYPLTKSKLKGRTMFMYLIIITMFFSGGIIPEYLLIRDLHMIDSVWSLILPGLVSPFNLIILISFFRSIPPSLEESAEIDGSSHFRTLLKIVLPLSMPVMATLALFYAVGRWNGFQDSLMYINNPDLYPLQLKLFQMVQNNMITELTNLEGAARTKLPPESLKAATVVFATVPILVVYPWLQKYFVSGVMLGAVKG, via the coding sequence ATGAGTGAACGTACCTCTAACCGGATATTCGATATCGTTAACGTTACCTTTATTGCGCTGTTCGTGCTGTTCTGCCTGGCTCCGTTTATACACGTTATTGCGGTGTCCCTCAGCTCCACGCGGGCTATTACTTCCGGGGAAGTTACGATTTTCCCGATTGAGCTGAACTGGAAGGCGTATGTGCAGGTCTTCACCGACAATGCGATGATCCGCTCGCTGATCTTCACCATTATTTTGACAATTGCGACTACGGTATTATGTATGCTTTTCACCGTTGCAGCTGCTTACCCGCTGACCAAAAGCAAGCTGAAGGGCCGTACGATGTTCATGTACCTGATCATCATCACCATGTTCTTCAGCGGCGGTATTATTCCTGAATATCTGCTGATCCGTGATCTGCATATGATCGATTCCGTGTGGTCGCTGATTCTGCCCGGTCTGGTCAGCCCGTTCAACCTGATTATCCTGATCTCCTTCTTCCGCAGCATTCCGCCGAGTCTGGAAGAATCGGCCGAGATTGACGGCAGTTCGCATTTCCGCACCCTGCTCAAAATTGTCCTGCCGTTATCCATGCCGGTTATGGCTACACTCGCACTCTTCTATGCGGTAGGACGCTGGAACGGATTCCAGGATTCCCTGATGTATATCAATAATCCCGATCTGTATCCGCTTCAGCTGAAGCTCTTCCAGATGGTTCAGAACAATATGATCACTGAGCTGACGAACCTGGAGGGAGCGGCCCGCACCAAGCTGCCGCCGGAGAGCCTCAAGGCCGCTACGGTCGTCTTCGCCACGGTACCGATTCTGGTCGTCTATCCTTGGCTGCAGAAATATTTCGTCAGTGGTGTTATGCTAGGAGCTGTGAAGGGCTAA
- a CDS encoding ABC transporter permease — protein sequence MYFLIFRYGPMYGVQIAFKDFNLFQGINGSEWIGFDAFREVFGMKEFYSSLRNTFMLNFLDLIVSFPAPIILAIMLYEVKSVWFKKISQTLLYIPHFISWVIIGGIVYQLFGNQSGMVNGVLESMGLNPIPFLTEKNPWLITYLFTGVWQSAGWGTILYLAALTGVNRELFEAAEVDGATRMKKIFYITLPSIKPTIITLLILNLGKMVSIGFDRPYIIGNTAVREYSDVLSTFVYRIGLESGQYTLATVVGLFQAVVGLVFILGSNYISKKVTGDGIL from the coding sequence ATGTATTTCCTGATTTTCCGCTACGGCCCGATGTACGGGGTGCAGATTGCCTTTAAGGATTTCAACCTGTTCCAAGGCATCAACGGCAGTGAGTGGATCGGCTTCGATGCGTTCCGCGAAGTGTTTGGCATGAAGGAGTTCTACAGCAGTCTGCGCAATACATTTATGCTGAATTTTCTCGATTTGATAGTGTCTTTCCCGGCCCCGATTATTCTGGCTATTATGCTGTATGAAGTGAAATCAGTATGGTTCAAAAAAATATCACAGACCCTCCTCTATATTCCCCATTTCATTTCCTGGGTGATTATCGGGGGGATCGTCTATCAATTATTCGGCAACCAATCCGGTATGGTGAACGGTGTACTGGAGAGCATGGGGCTGAATCCTATTCCTTTTTTGACCGAAAAAAATCCATGGCTGATTACCTACCTGTTCACGGGTGTCTGGCAAAGTGCCGGCTGGGGGACCATCCTGTATCTGGCGGCGCTTACCGGTGTCAACCGCGAGCTGTTCGAGGCTGCTGAAGTGGATGGGGCTACCCGGATGAAGAAGATCTTCTACATTACGTTGCCCAGTATCAAACCAACCATTATTACCCTGCTCATTCTCAACCTGGGGAAAATGGTCAGCATCGGCTTCGATCGTCCTTACATCATCGGGAATACGGCAGTGCGCGAATACTCCGATGTGCTTAGTACCTTCGTCTACCGGATTGGTCTGGAATCGGGCCAATATACGCTGGCAACTGTAGTTGGATTGTTCCAGGCGGTGGTTGGATTGGTGTTCATCCTTGGTTCCAATTATATATCGAAAAAAGTGACCGGCGACGGCATTCTATGA
- a CDS encoding extracellular solute-binding protein, with amino-acid sequence MTVNVNQRVLKKAIGIGLTAVMGATLLAGCSSDGKSNSAAGGTDAPGKSAERVTLKVEIFDRGKTPKQYTITNNFVSQMIQKNFGDPNNINVEFVPVQRSEEVTKLNVLMASNTDVPDIVFTYDSSVFYRYAQQGGLTDVGSLLEEHGQTLKKFIGDETMAFGQLDGKQFAIPGKRAITGRYASYIRQDWLDKLGLPVPKNTDELYTTLKAFKEKDPGGLGSKTIPMGMSLGSAQLETLIYSFIKPISGDLTYSQRYELPLHEGFKDAAQFLNKLYNEGLVSKDFSLDEDKAQVSKDIQNGNIGFWSEDVDSMFYADGTLDNLYKNVPGSKVLPADILTNAKVDNKYIKSRYASNGMYIMIPKSSKRAVEAVKYLDWMATGNNLIDIYNGVEGENYDMVDGIPVVKADVSQEFQDRLFTSGDTAIISNGKNLGDQATNEKAWILGFPANNQEALKQSIDIANTDTVGPIVFGKPIESESKYGTTLSDKLNVIIVKTAMAKPDQFDTIFEQEMKDYMSLGGDKLKAELEQALTEISAK; translated from the coding sequence ATGACAGTGAACGTAAACCAAAGAGTTCTGAAGAAGGCAATCGGCATCGGCTTGACCGCAGTAATGGGAGCTACTCTGCTTGCAGGCTGTTCCTCAGACGGTAAATCGAATTCGGCAGCCGGAGGTACAGACGCACCCGGGAAGAGCGCGGAACGCGTAACCTTGAAGGTGGAGATCTTCGACCGCGGTAAAACGCCGAAGCAATACACCATTACCAACAACTTCGTGTCCCAGATGATTCAGAAAAATTTCGGTGATCCTAATAATATCAATGTAGAATTTGTCCCGGTGCAGCGTTCTGAAGAAGTGACCAAGTTGAACGTGTTGATGGCCAGTAATACGGATGTGCCGGATATTGTCTTCACTTATGATTCCAGTGTCTTCTACCGTTACGCCCAGCAGGGCGGGTTGACCGACGTTGGTTCCTTATTAGAGGAGCACGGCCAGACGCTGAAGAAATTCATTGGTGACGAGACGATGGCCTTCGGCCAGCTCGACGGCAAGCAGTTCGCTATCCCTGGTAAACGGGCGATTACGGGCCGCTACGCTTCATACATCCGCCAGGACTGGCTGGATAAGCTGGGGCTGCCGGTACCGAAGAACACCGATGAGCTATACACTACTTTGAAAGCGTTTAAAGAGAAGGACCCGGGCGGTCTTGGCAGCAAAACCATTCCGATGGGCATGTCCCTCGGCTCGGCTCAGCTGGAGACCCTAATCTACTCCTTCATCAAGCCGATCAGCGGCGACCTTACTTACAGCCAGCGCTACGAGCTGCCGCTGCATGAGGGCTTCAAGGATGCGGCACAGTTCCTCAACAAGCTCTACAATGAAGGGCTGGTCAGCAAGGACTTCAGTCTGGATGAAGACAAAGCCCAGGTATCCAAGGATATTCAGAACGGCAACATCGGCTTCTGGTCGGAGGATGTAGATAGTATGTTTTATGCCGATGGCACTCTTGATAATCTCTACAAGAATGTGCCGGGCAGCAAGGTGCTGCCGGCGGATATCCTCACCAATGCCAAGGTGGACAATAAATATATCAAATCCCGCTATGCCTCGAACGGCATGTACATCATGATCCCTAAGAGCAGCAAGCGTGCGGTGGAAGCGGTGAAATATCTCGATTGGATGGCGACTGGCAACAACCTGATTGACATTTACAACGGTGTTGAAGGCGAGAACTATGATATGGTGGACGGCATCCCGGTCGTTAAGGCTGATGTTTCCCAGGAATTCCAAGACCGTCTGTTCACTTCCGGGGACACCGCAATTATCTCCAACGGTAAGAACCTCGGCGATCAGGCTACCAATGAGAAAGCCTGGATTCTGGGCTTCCCTGCCAACAACCAGGAGGCGCTGAAGCAGTCTATTGATATTGCCAACACAGATACTGTGGGTCCTATCGTCTTCGGCAAGCCGATTGAATCGGAATCGAAATACGGCACTACGCTCAGCGACAAGCTTAACGTGATCATCGTGAAGACTGCGATGGCGAAGCCGGATCAATTCGATACTATTTTCGAACAGGAAATGAAGGACTACATGTCTCTGGGCGGAGACAAGCTGAAAGCGGAGCTGGAGCAGGCGCTTACAGAGATTTCAGCCAAATAA
- a CDS encoding helix-turn-helix domain-containing protein: MFRSWYRRLLLSYFPIFLLTVTILIFASFVFINDISRTETKKADRISASYLRDSVDRTIKEAELSVLDAVERSDAYKLYFNNQGVTDRATIYAVALSLRNLIKESSYIQSVYLYDRVRGSVLTDTGLKELKGFADEDWIRAMTSKPAVPEGWQPVRDYHSDLSQRTEIRVLTTNKAMPLPFGSGGILVINIKMSALEQLIDSMVNQQLSFMTILDVNGNTVYQAHSDTEGATDGKLLNTLKLERNGWTFESGIKAGNLFSWVSVISYLWVAIAVGTVVCAVLYLIYVTRRNYKPIQVIMNRIEGHQIRMMDQSTDRPDEMMLIDGVLEDLINHMTDYDTKTRENLLLQRSKLFTDLLHSERLEQVTRRLEELSPLTGANASSRFIVVLGEINRYEQVFEDRYTRGDQNTLKFALMNVFQELARNAELQGWAEWVGTERAAILFLATGSDQEMEAKLRVFAEDCRSWVEQNLRISLSFGIGSAAAGPGMIRESYAAAEYVMQHKLLIHEDIVLAGSGEVRQPLLETYKYLQMIAEFVKYFRMSSGQWREQLERIFESFEQDFLKDEDIRSLIQAMLQMLSREVAVMSEQLQDELSAENAEVRLKQLEEAEALHEVKTILFEYVTDLFRTYVSASETKSYRAMVNEMKDYIEENFTNPDLSLKHLSDRFQVSGKYASYLFKTEFKMKFVDFLTELRMKEAEQLLVDTDCSLQDIALQVGYANAISFGRVFKRIAGITPGDYRSSRRREAASRLEPQD; encoded by the coding sequence ATGTTCCGTTCCTGGTATCGCCGGTTGCTGCTGTCTTATTTCCCTATATTTTTGCTGACGGTGACGATTCTGATCTTTGCCTCCTTTGTGTTTATTAATGATATCTCCCGGACGGAAACGAAGAAGGCAGACCGCATCTCCGCCAGCTATCTCAGGGATAGTGTAGACCGGACGATCAAGGAAGCTGAGCTGTCGGTGCTGGATGCGGTAGAGCGGAGCGATGCCTACAAGCTCTACTTCAATAATCAGGGGGTGACGGACAGAGCGACTATCTATGCTGTTGCCCTGAGTCTACGCAATCTGATTAAGGAATCCTCGTATATCCAGTCGGTGTATTTGTATGACCGTGTGCGTGGAAGCGTTCTAACCGATACGGGGCTAAAGGAGCTGAAGGGATTCGCCGATGAGGACTGGATCAGGGCCATGACTTCCAAGCCTGCAGTACCGGAAGGCTGGCAACCGGTCAGGGATTACCATTCGGATCTGTCCCAGCGTACAGAAATTCGTGTGCTGACTACCAATAAAGCAATGCCGCTCCCCTTCGGCTCCGGGGGGATACTGGTCATTAATATCAAAATGAGTGCCCTGGAGCAGCTCATCGACAGCATGGTTAACCAGCAGCTCTCGTTCATGACGATTCTGGACGTTAATGGTAACACCGTGTACCAGGCCCATTCCGATACGGAAGGTGCAACTGACGGCAAGCTGCTGAACACACTTAAGCTCGAGAGAAACGGCTGGACGTTCGAGAGCGGAATTAAGGCGGGGAATCTGTTCAGCTGGGTCTCTGTGATCTCTTATCTCTGGGTAGCGATTGCGGTGGGGACCGTGGTCTGTGCGGTATTGTATCTGATCTATGTAACCCGGCGCAATTATAAGCCGATCCAGGTGATTATGAACCGGATTGAGGGCCATCAGATCCGCATGATGGATCAGTCTACCGACAGGCCGGACGAGATGATGCTGATTGACGGCGTGCTGGAGGATCTGATCAACCACATGACCGATTATGATACCAAAACCAGGGAGAACCTGCTGCTGCAGCGCAGCAAGCTGTTCACCGATCTGCTGCACAGCGAGCGGCTGGAGCAGGTGACCCGGCGGCTGGAGGAGCTGTCACCGCTTACCGGTGCAAATGCCTCCTCGCGCTTCATCGTTGTGCTTGGGGAGATTAACCGCTACGAGCAGGTATTCGAGGACCGGTATACCCGGGGGGATCAGAATACGCTGAAGTTTGCCCTGATGAATGTATTTCAGGAATTGGCGCGGAATGCGGAGCTGCAGGGATGGGCAGAATGGGTGGGCACCGAACGCGCAGCGATTCTGTTCCTGGCGACCGGCAGCGATCAGGAGATGGAGGCCAAGCTCCGGGTCTTCGCGGAGGATTGCCGCTCCTGGGTCGAGCAGAATCTGCGGATCTCGCTCAGCTTCGGCATCGGCTCCGCTGCCGCCGGGCCGGGGATGATCCGGGAGTCGTATGCGGCAGCCGAATATGTGATGCAGCACAAGCTGCTGATTCATGAGGATATCGTCCTGGCAGGCAGCGGTGAAGTGCGTCAGCCGCTGCTAGAGACGTATAAATATCTGCAGATGATCGCTGAATTCGTGAAGTATTTCCGCATGTCGAGCGGGCAGTGGCGGGAGCAGCTGGAACGGATCTTCGAGTCGTTCGAACAGGACTTCCTGAAGGACGAGGATATCCGTTCTCTGATTCAGGCTATGCTGCAGATGCTGAGCCGCGAAGTGGCGGTGATGTCTGAGCAGCTGCAGGACGAGCTGTCGGCGGAGAATGCAGAAGTCCGGCTGAAGCAGCTGGAAGAGGCAGAGGCGCTGCATGAAGTGAAGACCATTCTATTCGAATATGTCACCGATTTATTCCGCACTTATGTCTCTGCCAGCGAAACAAAGAGCTACCGGGCCATGGTCAATGAGATGAAGGATTATATCGAAGAGAACTTCACTAATCCCGATCTCTCGCTGAAGCATCTGAGTGACCGGTTCCAGGTCTCCGGCAAATACGCCAGCTATCTGTTCAAGACTGAATTCAAAATGAAGTTCGTGGATTTCCTCACCGAGCTGCGGATGAAGGAAGCCGAGCAGCTGCTGGTAGATACGGATTGTTCCCTGCAGGATATCGCGCTTCAAGTAGGGTATGCGAATGCCATTTCATTCGGGAGAGTCTTCAAGCGGATTGCCGGTATCACACCGGGCGATTACCGCTCCTCCAGACGCCGCGAAGCAGCCTCCAGACTGGAGCCGCAGGACTAG